From one Streptomyces sp. N50 genomic stretch:
- a CDS encoding histidine phosphatase family protein → MGDLLLVRHGETEWSVSGQHTSWTDLPLTQHGEEQAKSLAPLLSDRTFALALTSPLGRAIRTAELAGITGAVPDPDLHEWDYGAYEGVTTVDIHRTRPDWYLWTDGVPPGPAGHPGESPDKVSDRADRVLKRVDSALVDGDVILVAHAHFLRVLTARRLGLTAADGRLFQLATGTVSRLSTEHDRPVIAEWNTRP, encoded by the coding sequence GTGGGGGATCTTCTGCTGGTCCGCCACGGCGAGACGGAGTGGAGCGTGTCGGGCCAGCACACCAGCTGGACCGACCTGCCCCTCACCCAGCACGGCGAGGAACAGGCCAAGTCCCTCGCTCCGCTCCTCTCGGACCGGACCTTCGCGCTCGCCCTGACCAGCCCGCTCGGCCGCGCGATACGCACCGCCGAACTCGCGGGCATCACCGGGGCCGTACCCGACCCCGACCTGCACGAGTGGGACTACGGCGCCTACGAGGGCGTCACCACCGTCGACATCCACCGCACCCGCCCCGACTGGTACTTGTGGACCGACGGCGTGCCGCCGGGCCCGGCCGGACACCCCGGCGAGTCCCCGGACAAGGTCAGCGACCGGGCCGACCGGGTCCTGAAGCGGGTGGACTCCGCGCTCGTGGACGGTGACGTGATCCTCGTGGCCCACGCCCACTTCCTGCGCGTCCTCACGGCCCGCCGGCTGGGCCTGACGGCGGCGGACGGCCGCCTGTTCCAACTGGCCACCGGCACGGTCAGCCGCCTCTCCACCGAGCACGACCGCCCGGTGATCGCGGAGTGGAACACCCGGCCGTAG